The following DNA comes from Cellulomonas soli.
TCGGCCGCCCCGAGCAAGGAGCTGCGGTAGTGCGCGATCGCCGAACGACCCAGCGCGTCACCCTCGCCCACGGCGTCGACGACCTGCTCCTCGGCCTGCACCGCCAGCTGCTCGAGCGCCGAGCGCGCCGTCCGCGTGATCGTCTCGCCGAGCGCGGCCGGGCCACGGTCAAGGGCTCGATCGGTGAACTCGAGGTCCACGACGAGGCCGGTGTGGTCGACGGTCACCGCGACCTCGTGCCCGGGTGACCACACGCTCACACGCAATGCCTGGAGCCGGGACTGGATGGCGTTCGCGCGCGCGACCTGGTCACGCCCCTGCCGGTCCCAGGCGTCGAGCAGGGCGAACGCCTCCGAGGCGTCGTGGAGCGGGCCCCGCGGGGCCTCGGGCGGGGAGGTCATCAGCCACCGTTCGCGGTCGAGAGCGCGTCGTTCGTGCGCAGCGTCGTGTTGGACAGCGAGGAGGCGGTCAGCAGCGCGATGTCGAGCTTCGGGGCGCTGGCAGCCAGGCTCCCGGCGCCGTCGAGGACGCTCTGGGGAACGGCGGGCATCGCCCCGAGGGTGTCGCGCACGCGCCGCAGAGCCGGGATCGCCGTGCTCAGACCACCGTTGACGTCGTCGATGATCTTCATCAGCCCCTGGATGGCGGAGGTGAGCTTGGTGAGCCACTCCCGTACCCGCTCCACCCGCAGGGCGATGGCGGTGACCGCCTGGGGCACGACCCAGGTCGCACCGACCCCGACGGTGGCGGCGACCTGCGACGCCCACGAGATCAGCTTCCCGACCAGGTCGGCGATGGTGTCGCGGACGATGCTGCGCACCACCCCGACGACGATGCTCGCACCGAGCATCGCAGCCCCGATCCCGTCGGTGATGCCGGCGAGCAGGTCGAGCCCCGAGCGGTACACCGAGGCGAACGTGTCGTACGCGGTTGCCGCCGGGCCGTCCCAGCCTGTGAGGGCCGAGCGGACCGCCGCCTCGTAGTCGGCGGTCACCTCGCGGACCCGACCGGCGACGTTCCCCCACGTCTGCGACTTCGCCTCGACGGCGCGGGGGTTGCCCGCGATCGCATCCAGCATGTCGGGCAGCGGGGGCATGTAGTCGAGCAGGAACCCGGCGACGCTGGCCGCCATCGAGGCGATCGGGTCGACGACGAGCTCGGCGATGTCCATCGCCCCGCCGAACGCGCCGCCGATGCCGGCCAGATCGGCCCACTGGCCGTCCGCGGCCGAGGCGACCGAGGTCGAGATCGGTCCGATGATCTTCAGGCTCTTGTAGCACTCGGCAAGGCCGGGGCGGTCCTCGGCCGCCGCGACCAGGCTCACGGGAGGACCTTCTCGATCATGCGCAGCCCGGTGTGGACGGCGCTGTCGATCGCGTCGTAGGTCGTGGCCGAGGCGTCGAGCGCCAGGACGATGCCGTCCATCGCCGTCGACCCGGCCTGCACCAGCTCCGCGCCGAGCGACTGGACGAGGAGGGCGCCGGGGACGAGGAACGAGCACAGCAGCCCGAACGAGTCGTCCGGGATGGCGACGGTGGCGGAGGCGTCGACGGCCTCCTGCAGGCTTCCCGCGATGCCGTCGACCGTCCGGGCGTGCGCACGGACGGCTCCGGTGTCGACCACGAGCTGGTTCATCGCGCACCGCCGGTCCCACGCAGCAGCGCGTCGAAGTCGTCGAGGAGCGAGGTCTCCGAGAGGTCGACGGCCGGTGCCGTCAGCGTGGCCTGCAGGGGCTGCGCCTGGGCACGGACGTCGGCGATCGCCTCTGCGTACGCGGACAGGACGGCGGAGCGCAGCGCGTCGGTGCCGTCGGCCGTCGCGTCCGGGCTCAGCTGGACGGCGACCAGGAGGCCGCGGTGGTCGACCCGGACCCGTGCCGTACGGCGCTCGTCCGTCCCGTGACCGCTCAGGGTGGCGACCTGCGCCTGGACCTGCGCGGCCTGGGCTGCTGC
Coding sequences within:
- a CDS encoding YbaB/EbfC family nucleoid-associated protein, whose protein sequence is MSEAERLHRRAATTFAEGLAAAAQAAQVQAQVATLSGHGTDERRTARVRVDHRGLLVAVQLSPDATADGTDALRSAVLSAYAEAIADVRAQAQPLQATLTAPAVDLSETSLLDDFDALLRGTGGAR
- a CDS encoding YbaB/EbfC family nucleoid-associated protein produces the protein MTSPPEAPRGPLHDASEAFALLDAWDRQGRDQVARANAIQSRLQALRVSVWSPGHEVAVTVDHTGLVVDLEFTDRALDRGPAALGETITRTARSALEQLAVQAEEQVVDAVGEGDALGRSAIAHYRSSLLGAAEDQGR
- a CDS encoding WXG100 family type VII secretion target, producing MSLVAAAEDRPGLAECYKSLKIIGPISTSVASAADGQWADLAGIGGAFGGAMDIAELVVDPIASMAASVAGFLLDYMPPLPDMLDAIAGNPRAVEAKSQTWGNVAGRVREVTADYEAAVRSALTGWDGPAATAYDTFASVYRSGLDLLAGITDGIGAAMLGASIVVGVVRSIVRDTIADLVGKLISWASQVAATVGVGATWVVPQAVTAIALRVERVREWLTKLTSAIQGLMKIIDDVNGGLSTAIPALRRVRDTLGAMPAVPQSVLDGAGSLAASAPKLDIALLTASSLSNTTLRTNDALSTANGG
- a CDS encoding type VII secretion target; this encodes MNQLVVDTGAVRAHARTVDGIAGSLQEAVDASATVAIPDDSFGLLCSFLVPGALLVQSLGAELVQAGSTAMDGIVLALDASATTYDAIDSAVHTGLRMIEKVLP